One window of Chryseobacterium sp. JJR-5R genomic DNA carries:
- a CDS encoding cold-shock protein — MQQGTVKFFNDAKGFGFITPSTGGQDVFVHTSGLVDNIRENDVVTYELQNGTKGVNAVNVRIA, encoded by the coding sequence ATGCAACAAGGAACAGTAAAATTCTTTAACGATGCCAAAGGATTTGGTTTTATTACACCATCAACAGGTGGACAGGATGTTTTCGTACATACCTCAGGTTTAGTAGATAACATCCGTGAAAATGATGTCGTAACTTACGAACTACAGAACGGTACAAAAGGCGTTAACGCAGTTAACGTGCGTATAGCATAA